One Clupea harengus chromosome 11, Ch_v2.0.2, whole genome shotgun sequence DNA window includes the following coding sequences:
- the ubr5 gene encoding E3 ubiquitin-protein ligase UBR5 isoform X8 produces the protein MTSIHFVVHPLPGTEDQLNDRLREVSEKLNKYNYNSHPHLSLLEQATLKQCVVGPNHAGFLLEDGRVCRIGFAVQPDRLELGKADGTEGSKLSSGSGAGRSSRPGRTSDPPWFLPGSDTLGRLAGNTLGSRWSSGVNGGGSGGGGGSSGGGGAGGGSGSSGAGGGGGGGGGGGGGGGSSGRSSTAARDSRRQTRVIRTGRDRGSGLLGSQPQPVIPASVIPEELISQAQVVLQGKSRSVIIRELQRTNLDVNLAVNNLLSRDDEDGDDGDDTASESYLPGGTATSMLLSSLRKIHTEDLMSLLDADIHSAHPSVIIDADAMFSEDISYFGYPSFRRSSLSRLSSSRVLLLPLERDSELLRERESVLRLRERRWLDGASFDAERGSTSREGEPNLDKKSAPLQSPVSLSEELQWWPDKDGTRFVSIASLYSELVAVSSKGELYQWKWSDPEPYRNAQNPSIHHPRVTSLGLTNEKITLLSANSIRATVATESNKVATWVDDSLSTVASKLEHGAQSFPELQGERIVSLHCCALYTCAQLENSLYWWGVVPFSQRKKMLEKARAKNKKPKSSAGISSIPNITVGTQVCLRNNPLYHAGAVAFSVNAGIPKVGMLLESVWNMNESCRFQLRSPESLKNMEKSTKTQETKTESKPELVKTEMGPPPSPASTCSDASSIASSASLPYKRRRSTPAPKEEEKVNEEQWPLREVVFVEDVKNVPVGKVGGARGPPDPLCAAGMRTSPGPPPCVLSETDVDADAYIATVLKVDGAYVAVKFPGTSSSVSSQSAAPTDSDPSSLLQDCRLLRIDELQVVKTGGTPKVPDCFQRTPKKLCIPEKAEILAVNVDSKGVHAVLKTGSWVRYCIFDLATGKAEQENHFPTSNQAFLGQSERNVAIFTAGQESPIILRDGNGTIYPMAKDCMGGIRDPDWLDLPPITSLGMGVHSLANLPSNSTIKKKAAVIIMAVEKQTLMQHVLRCDYEACRQYLAGLEQAVLLEQNPHALDALLGHRCDGNRNVLHASVSVCFPVSNKETKEEEEAERSERNTFAERLSAVEAIANAISVVSSNSSGNRTGSSSSRGLRLREMMRRSLRAAGLGRHESGPSSSDHQDPVSPPIAPPSWVPDPPPMDPDGDIDFILAPAVGSLTTASTGTSQGPSTSTIPAGPSTEPSVVESKDRKANAHLILKLMCDSVVLRPHLRQLLSAKDARGMTPFMLAVSGRAYPAAITVLEAAQKIAKGESGSGDKEDADSLFMEMICPSGTNPDDSPLYVLCCNDTCSFTWTGAEHINQDIFECRTCGLLESLCCCTECARVCHKGHDCKLKRTSPTAYCDCWEKCKCKTLIAGQKAARLDLLYRLLTTTNLVTTPNSRGEHILLFLVQTVARQSVEHCQYRPPRIREDRNRKAASAEDSDMPDHDLEPPRFAQLALERVLQDWNALKSMIMFGSQENKDPLSASSRIAHLLPEEQVYLNQQSGTIRLDCFTHCLIVKCAPDITFIDTLLGTLVKELQNKYTPGRRDEAVIVTRRFLRSVARVFVILSVEMASSKKKNNFIPQPIGKCRRVFQALLPYATEELCNVAESLIVPVRMGIARPTAPFTLASTSIDAVQGSEELFSVEPLPPRPSPDQSSNSSQAASSYIIRTPQPHRSSQSQPVRGRDEEQDDIVSADVEEVEVVEGVAGEEDHHDDQEEQGEENAEAEGQHDEHDEDGSDMELDLLAAAETESDSESNHSNQDNASGRRSVVTAATAGSEAGASSVPAFFSEDDSQSNDSSDSDSSSSQSDDVDQETFLVDEPLERTTGMAHANSAAQAPRSMQWAVRTTPNQRTAGGAPSSTSTPAASSTGLIYIDPSNLRRSSAISNSAAVAAAALEASNSSSYLTSASSLARAYSIVIRQISDLMGLIPKYNHLVYSQYPAAVKLTYQDAVNLQNFVEDKLIPTWNWMVSIMDSTEAQLRYGSALSSAGDPGHPSHPLHASQHAGRRERMTAREEASLRTLEGRRRAATLLTARQGMMSARGDFLNYALSLMRSHNDEHSDVLPVLDVCSLKHVAYVFQALIYWIKAMNQQTTLDTPQMDRKRNREILELGLDNEDSEHENDEDTNQSSTLQDKDDDPVPAETGQNHSFFRRSDSMTFLGCIPPNPFEVPLAEAIPLADQPHLLQPNARKEDLFGRPSQGLYSSSYMASKGLADMSADRNCLEILPTKMSYSANMKNVMSMELRPREELAAAEQEMDTSKPGPSPHDLAAQLKSSLLAEIGLTESDGPPLPSFRPHCSFMGMVISHDMLLGRWRLSLELFGRVFMEDVGAEPGSILTELGGFEVKESKFRREMEKLRNLQSRDLALEVDRDRDQLIQQTMRQLNTHFGRRCTTTPMAVHRVKVTFKDEPGEGSGVARSFYTAIAQAFLSNEKLPNLDCVQSVSKGMQASNLMQRLRNRDRERERRSGGLRAGSRRDRDRDSRRQLSIDTRPFRPASEGNPSDEPDPLPAHRQALGERLYPRVHAMQPAFASKITGMLLELSPAQLLLLLASEDSLRARVEEAMELLIAHGRENGADSILDLGVLDAPEKAQQENRKRHGSTRSVVDMELDDPDDGDDNAPLFYQPGKRGFYSPRPGKNTEARLNCFRNIGRILGLCLLQNELCPITLNRHVIKVLLGRKVNWHDFAFFDPVMYESLRQLILHSQAGEAEAVFSAMDLAFAIDLCKEEGAGQVELLTGGVNMPVTPLNVYEYVRKYAEHRMLVVAEQPLHAMRKGLLDVLPKNALEDLTAEDFRLLVNGCGEVNVQMLISFTSFNDESGENAEKLLQFKRWFWSIVEKMSMTERQDLVYFWTSSPSLPASEEGFQPMPSITIRPPDDQHLPTANTCISRLYVPLYSSKQILKQKLLLAIKTKNFGFV, from the exons CCACCCCCACCTCAGTCTTCTTGAGCAGGCCACATTGAAACAGTGTGTGGTTGGACCAAACCATGCTGGTTTTCTCCTTGAG GATGGGCGTGTGTGTCGGATTGGCTTTGCCGTCCAGCCCGATCGCCTGGAGCTGGGGAAAGCAGACGGCACTGAGGG TTCAAAGTTGAGCAGTGGGTCAGGGGCAGGAAGGAGCTCCAGGCCAGGCAGGACTAGTGATCCGCCCTGGTTCCTGCCTGGTTCAGACACTTTGGGCAGACTGGCAGGCAACACCCTTGG GAGCCGTTGGAGCTCGGGGGTGAATGGTGGAGGCagcggtggtggcggcggcagcagcgggGGAGGCGGTGCCGGGGGTGGCAGCGGGAGCAgcggagctggaggaggtggtggcggcggcgggggtgggggaggtggcgGAGGCTCGTCCGGCCGCTCCTCCACAGCAGCGCGGGACTCGCGTCGGCAGACACGAGTCATCCGCACCGGCCGAGACCGCGGCTCCGGCCTGCTGGGCAGCCAGCCCCAGCCAGTCATCCCGGCCTCGGTCATCCCAGAGGAGCTGATTTCTCAG GCCCAGGTGGTTCTGCAGGGCAAGTCACGTAGTGTGATCATTCGTGAGCTGCAGCGCACCAACCTGGACGTGAACCTAGCTGTCAACAACCTGCTGAGCCGCGATGACGAGGACGGTGACGATGGTGACGACACAGCCAGCGAGTCTTACCTGCCTGGAGGTACGGCCACTTCGATGCTGCTCTCTTCTCTTAGAAAAATACATACAG AAGACCTCATGTCACTGCTAGATGCAGACATCCACTCGGCTCACCCCAGCGTCATCATCGACGCAGACGCCATGTTCTCCGAGGACATAAGCTACTTCGGCTACCCCTCCTTTCGCCGATCCTCCCTGTCACGCCTCAGTTCCTCACGAG ttctccttctccccttaGAGCGCGACTCTGAGCTGCTGCGGGAGCGCGAGTCGGTGCTGAGGCTGCGGGAGCGCCGCTGGCTGGACGGCGCCTCCTTCGACGCCGAGCGCGGCTCCACCAGCCGCGAGGGCGAGCCCAACCTGGACAAGAAGAGCGCGCCGCTGCAGAGCCCCGTCTCCCTCAGCGAGGAGCTCCAGTGGTGGCCCGACAAG GATGGCACCCGGTTTGTGAGCATTGCCTCCTTGTACTCTGAGCTAGTAGCAGTGAGCTCCAAGGGAGAGCTCTATCAGTGGAAATGGAGTGACCCTGAACCCTACAGAAACGCACAG AATCCCTCGATCCATCACCCCCGGGTCACTTCCTTGGGCTTGACCAATGAGAAGATCACACTTCTGTCCGCCAACAGTATAAGAGCTACTGTAGCCACCGAGTCCAACAAG GTGGCGACGTGGGTGGACGACTCTCTGAGCACAGTGGCCTCCAAGCTGGAGCACGGAGCGCAGAGCTTCCCTGAGCTGCAGGGCGAGCGCATCGTCTCGCTCCATTGCTGCGCCCTCTACACCTGCGCGCAGCTGGAGAACAGCCTCTACTGGtg GGGTGTCGTGCCTTTTAGTCAGCGGAAGAAGATGCTTGAAAAGGCTCGAGCCAAGAACAAGAAGCCAAAGTCCAGTGCTGGCATCTCGTCCATCCCCAACATCACCGTGGGAACCCAG GTGTGCCTGAGGAATAACCCTCTGTACCATGCTGGAGCCGTGGCCTTCTCCGTCAATGCCGGCATCCCTAAGGTGGGCATGCTGCTGGAGTCGGTGTGGAACATGAACGAGAGCTGCAGGTTCCAGCTGCGCTCACCGGAGAGCCTCAAGAACATGGAGAAGAGCACCAAGACCCAGGAGACAAA GACGGAGAGCAAGCCTGAGCTAGTGAAGACTGAGATgggcccccctccctctcctgcgtCCACGTGCAGCGACGCCTCCTCCATCGCCAGCAGCGCCTCGCTGCCTTACA AGCGGCGGCGCTCCACACCCGCCCctaaggaggaggagaaagtcaACGAGGAGCAGTGGCCTCTGCGCGAGGTCGTGTTCGTGGAGGACGTTAAAAACGTCCCCGTGGGAAAGGTGGGTGGTGCCCGCGGACCGCCTGATCCGCTTTGTGCCGCCGGAATGAGAACATCTCCTGGCCCGCCTCCTTGTGTCCTTTCAGAAACAGATGTAGATGCAGATGCGTACATAGCCACG GTGCTAAAAGTCGATGGTGCGTATGTTGCTGTAAAATTTCCAGGGACCTCGAGCAGCGTGAGCAGCCAGAGCGCAGCTCCCACTGACTCTGACCCCTCCTCACTGCTGCAAGACTGCAGGCTCCTCAGAATAGATGAGctacag GTTGTAAAAACTGGTGGAACTCCTAAAGTTCCCGATTGCTTTCAGCGCACACCTAAAAAACTTTGCATCCCAGAAAAGGCTGAAATTCTAGCCGTGAATGTTGACTCCAAAG GAGTCCATGCCGTGTTGAAAACAGGCAGTTGGGTTAGGTACTGCATCTTTGACTTGGCAACTGGGAAAGCTGAGCAGGAGAATCATTTTCCGACCAGCAACCAGGCTTTTCTGGGTCAGAGTGAGCGCAACGTGGCCATCTTCACCGCAGGACAG GAATCTCCTATTATCCTGCGCGATGGCAATGGCACAATTTACCCCATGGCCAAAGACTGTATGGGTGGTATTAGAGACCCCGATTGGCTGGATCTGCCGCCCATCACTAGCTTGGGCATGGGAGTGCATTCTCTCGCCAATCTCCCCAGCAACTCTACCATCAAAAAGAAAGCTGCTGTCATCATCATGGCTGTAGAG aagcagACCCTGATGCAGCACGTGCTGCGCTGTGACTACGAGGCGTGCCGGCAGTACCTGGCCGGCCTGGAGCAGGCGGTGCTGCTGGAGCAGAACCCCCACGCACTCGATGCCCTGCTGGGCCATCGCTGCGACGGCAACCGCAACGTGCTGCACGCCTCCGTCTCTGTCTGCTTCCCCGTCAGCAACAAGGAGACCAAGGAGGAGGAAG AAGCCGAGCGCTCGGAGAGGAACACGTTTGCTGAGCGGCTGTCGGCGGTAGAGGCTATTGCTAACGCCATCTCGGTGGTGTCCAGCAACAGCTCTGGCAACAGGACTGGCTCGTCCAGCAGCAGAGG tcTGCGtctgagagagatgatgagacgCTCCCTCAGAGCTGCGGGCCTCGGACGCCACGAGTCTGGGCCCTCCTCCAGTGACCACCAGGACCCCGTGTCCCCTCCCATCGCACCCCCCAGCTGGGTGCCCGACCCCCCTCCCATGGATCCAG ATGGTGACATTGATTTCATCTTGGCCCCTGCAGTGGGCTCCCTCACCACCGCCTCCACCGGCACCAGCCAGGGCCCCAGCACCTCCACCATACCTG CAGGGCCATCGACGGAGCCCTCGGTGGTGGAGTCCAAAGATCGCAAGGCCAACGCTCACCTCATCCTCAAGCTCATGTGTGACAGCGTGGTGCTGCGGCCTCACTTGCGCCAGCTCCTCTCCGCCAA ggaTGCACGTGGAATGACTCCGTTCATGCTGGCAGTGAGTGGGAGAGCCTACCCAGCAGCCATCACGGTCCTGGAAGCTGCTCAGAAAATAGCCAAGG GCGAGTCTGGCAGCGGCGATAAGGAAGATGCGGACTCTCTGTTCATGGAGATGATTTGCCCGTCTGGCACCAACCCAGACGACTCGCCCCTCTACGTGCTATGCTGCAACGACACCTGCAGCTTCACCTGGACCGGCGCCGAGCACATCAATCAG gACATCTTTGAGTGCCGGACCTGTGGCCTGCTAGaatctctgtgctgctgcacaGAATGTGCCCGAGTCTGCCACAAGGGACACGACTGCAA GCTGAAGAGAACCTCTCCAACTGCGTACTGCGACTGCTGGGAGAAATGCAAGTGCAAGACACTGATTGCTGGGCAGAAAGCTGCTCGCCTGGACCTGCTCTACAGGCTCCTCACAACCACCAACCTCGTCACTACCCCCaacagcag GGGGGAGCACATCCTGCTGTTCCTGGTGCAGACAGTTGCCAGGCAGAGTGTGGAACACTGCCAGTACCGGCCGCCCCGCATCCGGGAGGACCGCAATCGCAAAGCTGCCAGCGCAGAGG ACTCGGACATGCCGGACCATGACCTGGAACCTCCACGCTTCGCCCAGCTGGCTCTGGAGCGCGTGCTGCAGGACTGGAACGCCCTCAAGTCCATGATCATGTTTGGCTCCCAAGAGAACAAAGACCC GCTGAGTGCCAGCAGCAGGATTGCCCACCTCCTCCCTGAGGAGCAGGTGTACCTGAACCAGCAGAGTGGCACCATCAGGCTGGACTGCTTCACCCACTGCCTCATCGTCAAGTGTGCCCCGGACATCACA ttcaTCGACACGCTCCTGGGCACACTGGTGAAGGAGCTGCAGAATAAGTACACCCCCGGGAGGAGGGATGAGGCGGTGATTGTCACCAGGAGGTTCCTGCGGTCGGTGGCCCGTGTGTTTGTCATCCTCAGCGTGGAGATGGCCTCAtccaagaagaagaa TAACTTCATCCCGCAGCCCATAGGGAAGTGCCGCCGTGTGTTCCAGGCCCTTCTCCCGTACGCGACGGAGGAGCTGTGTAACGTGGCCGAGTCTCTTATCGTGCCCGTGCGCATGGGCATCGCCCGGCCCACCGCCCCCTTCACACTGGCCAGCACCAGCATTGATGCCGTCCAGGGCAGCGAGGAGCTCTTCTCTGTGGAGCCGCTGCCACCCAGGCCCTCCCCAGACCAATCCAGCAA CTCCAGTCAAGCAGCCTCCTCCTACATCATCCgcaccccccagccccaccgCAGCAGCCAGTCCCAGCCTGTCCGCGGGCGGGACGAGGAGCAGGACGACATCGTGTCCGCTGATGTAGAGGAG GTGGAGGTTGTGGAGGGTGTCGCAGGAGAGGAGGATCACCATGACGAccaggaggagcagggagaAGAGAACGCAGAGGCTGAGGGTCAACACGATGAGCATGATGAGGATG GAAGTGACATGGAGTTGGATCTCCTCGCTGCTGCTGAGACcgagagtgacagtgagagtaACCACAGCAACCAGGACAATGCTAGTGGGCGGAGAAGCGTCGTCACGGCAGCAACTGCTGGATCTGAAGCAG GTGCCAGCAGTGTCCCTGCCTTCTTTTCAGAGGACGACTCGCAGTCCAACGACTCGAGCGACtcggacagcagcagcagccagagcGACGACGTGGACCAGGAGACGTTCCTGGTGGACGAGCCGCTGGAGAGGACCACGGGCATGGCGCACGCCAACAGCGCTGCCCAGGCGCCGCGCTCCATGCAGTGGGCCGTCCGCACCACACCCAACCAGCGGACCGCCGGGGGCGCCCCCTCTAGCACCTCCACCCCTGCAG CGAGCTCCACGGGCCTGATCTACATCGACCCGTCCAACCTGCGCCGCAGCAGTGCCATCAGCAACAGCGCAGCGGTCGCCGCCGCCGCCCTGGAGGCCAGCAACTCCAGCAGCTACCTGACGTCCGCCAGCAGCCTGGCCCGCGCCTACAGCATCGTCATCAGGCAGATCTCCGACCTCATGGGCCTCATCCCCAaatacaaccacctggtctacTCCCAGTATCCTGCAGCCGTCAAACTCACCTACCAGGACGCTGTCAACCTGCAG AACTTCGTGGAAGACAAACTGATCCCCACCTGGAACTGGATGGTGTCCATCATGGACTCCACGGAGGCCCAGCTGCGCTACGGCTCAGCGCTGTCCTCCGCAGGGGACCCAGGCCATCCCAGCCACCCGCTGCACGCGTCCCAACACGCCGGCCGCCGAGAGCGCATGACCGCCCGTGAGGAGGCCAGTCTACGCACGCTGGAGGGCCGCAG ACGGGCAGCCACCCTGCTAACCGCTCGACAGGGCATGATGTCGGCCCGGGGAGACTTCCTGAACTACGCCCTGTCGCTGATGCGCTCACACAACGACGAGCACTCAGACGTGCTGCCCGTGCTGGACGTGTGCTCGCTCAAGCACGTGGCCTACGTTTTCCAGGCTCTCATCTACTGGATCAAGGCCATGAACCAGCAGACCACGCTGGACACACCACAGATGGACCGGAAGAG GAATCGAGAGATTCTGGAGCTCGGTTTGGACAATGAAGATTCAGAGCACGAGAACGACGAGGACACCAATCAGA GTTCTACGCTGCAAGACAAGGATGACGATCCGGTCCCCGCTGAAACGGGACAGAATCACTCCTTCTTCCGGCGCTCCGATTCCATGACCTTCCTGGGCTGCATCCCACCCAATCCCTTCGAAGTGCCCCTGGCCGAGGCCATCCCACTGGCCGATCAGCCCCACCTGTTACAG cCCAATGCCAGGAAGGAGGACCTGTTTGGTCGCCCCAGCCAGGGCTTGTACTCGTCCTCTTACATGGCCAGCAAAGGCCTGGCCGACATGTCAGCGGATAGAAACTGCTTAGAG ATTCTGCCCACTAAGATGTCGTACTCGGCCAACATGAAGAACGTGATGAGCATGGAGCTGCGTCCCAGGGAGGAGCTCGCTGCCGCGGAGCAGGAGATGGACACCTCCAAGCCTGGCCCCTCCCCCCACGACCTGGCTGCCCAGCTCAAGAGCAGCCTGCTGGCTGAGATCGGCCTGACCGAGAGCGACGGACCCCCTCTACCCTCCTTCAG acCCCACTGTAGTTTCATGGGAATGGTGATCTCTCATGACATGCTGCTGGGCCGCTGGCGTCTCTCCCTGGAGCTGTTTGGAAGAGTGTTCATGGAGGACGTGGGGGCTGAGCCAGGATCG ATCCTGACAGAGCTGGGTGGCTTTGAGGTGAAAGAGTCCAAATTCCGGCGGGAGATGGAGAAGCTGCGCAACCTGCAGTCGCGTGATCTGGCGCTTGAGGTGGACCGCGACCGCGACCAGCTCATCCAGCAGACCATGCGGCAGCTCAACACGCACTTTGGCCGCCGCTGCACCACCACGCCCATGGCTGTGCACCGTGTCAAGGTCACCTTCAAGGACGAGCCGGGCGAGGGGAGCGGTGTGGCACGCAGCTTCTACACGGCCATTGCCCAGGCCTTCCTGTCCAACGAGAAGCTGCCCAACCTGGACTGCGTGCAGAGCGTCAGCAAGGGCATGCAGGCCAGCA atctcATGCAGCGACTGAGGAACAGAgatcgagagagggagagaaggagtgggggGCTTCGAGCCGGCTCCCGGCGGGATCGCGACAG GGACTCCAGAAGGCAGCTGTCCATCGACACACGGCCCTTCAGGCCTGCGTCCGAAGGGAACCCCAGCGACGAGCCGGACCCGCTGccggcacacagacaggcactggGAGAACGGCTGTACCCTCGTGTGCACGCCATGCAACCG GCGTTTGCCAGTAAAATCACAGGGATGCTGCTAGAGCTGTCCCCtgctcagctgctgctgctcctggccAGTGAGGACTCCCTGAGAGCCCGCGTGGAGGAGGCCATGGAGCTCCTCATTGCACATGGAAG GGAAAATGGTGCTGACAGCATATTGGACCTCGGTGTCCTGGATGCCCCTGAGAAAGCACAG CAGGAGAACAGGAAGAGGCATGGCTCCACCCGCAGCGTGGTGGACATGGAGCTGGACGACCCTGATGACGGGGACGACAACGCCCCTCTGTTCTACCAGCCGGGTAAACGGGGCTTCTACTCCCCACGACCAGGCAAGAACACGGAGGCCAGACTCAACTGCTTCCGCAACATCGGCAG AATACTAGGACTTTGTCTGCTGCAGAATGAACTGTGCCCTATTACTTTGAATAGACACGTCATCAAAGTCCTGCTCGGGAGAAAG GTGAACTGGCATGACTTTGCCTTCTTTGACCCGGTAATGTACGAGAGCTTGCGGCAGCTAATCCTCCACTCCCAGGCTGGGGAGGCAGAGGCGGTGTTCTCAGCCATGGATCTGGCCTTTGCCATCGACCTCTGTAAAGAGGAAGGCGCTGGACAG GTGGAGCTCTTGACTGGTGGGGTGAACATGCCGGTCACCCCTTTGAATGTTTATGAGTATGTTAGGAAGTATGCAGAACACAGGATGCTGGTGGTTGCGGAGCAGCCTCTGCAT